Below is a window of Candidatus Annandia pinicola DNA.
AAGCAGAAGTAGAAAATATGAGACGTAGAAATCAAAAAGAAATAGAAAAAATACATAAATTTGCTTTAGAAGATTTTATGTATGAATTATTACCTACTATAGACAACTTAGAAAAATCTGTAGAAATAGCAAAAAATAATAAAATAAATGATGCAATTATTGAAGGAATAAAACTTACTTTAAAATCTTTTTTAGATACTATTTCAAAATTTGGTGTTGATATCATAGGTAATGTAAATGATAATTTTGATCCTAAGTTACATCAAGCTATATCAATTCAAGAATCAAATGAAATTAAAAATGATAAAATTATTAAAGTAATGCAAAAAGGATATTCTATTAATAAAAGATTATTAAGACCAGCTATGGTTATTGTATCTAAATTTATTGATAAAAAATAAAAAAAATTACCATTTAATAGGTTTAATATTATTATTAACTAAAAAAATATTTGATTTAACAAAATGTTTACATCCAAAAAATCCATAATTAGCTGATAATGGTGAAGGATGTGAAGAAATTAATATTAAATGTTTTTTTGAGTTTATTAAATTTATTTTTTTCTTTGCATGCTCCCCCCATAAAAAAAAAACTACATTTTTTTTATATATATTTATTAATTTTATAACTTTATCAGTAAATATTTCCCAACCTATATTTTTATGAGAAAATTTTTTGTTTTTTTCTACAGTTAAAATAGTATTTAATAATAATACACCTTGTTTAGCCCAATTAATTAAACAACCATTTTTAGGAATATTAAATTCTTTAAAATTTGATTTAATTTCTATATATATATTTTTTAATGAAGGAGTAATATTAATATTATTAGATAAAGAAAAAGCTAATCCATCTGCTTGGTTATATTTTATATATGGATCTTGCCCTAAAATTACTATTTTAATTTTATTAAAATTAGTAAATTTAAAAGCATTAAATATATTTTTTTGTAAAGGATAAATAATTTTTCCATTATAACGTTCTTTATATATAAAATTTATTATTTTATTAAAATATTTTTTTTTTTTTTCTTTTTTAAAAATTTTTTGTCATTGCATTTTTTTAATAATCCTAGTTTATATTAATATATAATTATTAAATTTTAAATTAATTTAATAATTATTTATTATATATCTATATATATATAATAAAAATATTTTTTTTATAATTATATGAAAAATACTAGAAATTTTTCCATTATTGCACATATTGATCATGGAAAATCCACATTATCAGATAGATTTATTCAAATTTGTAATGGATTAACTAATAGAAATACTCCAATTACACAAATGTTAGATTCTATGGATTTAGAAAGAGAAAGAGGTATAACAATAAAAGCAAGAAATGTTACTTTAAATTATTTATCGAAATCTAAAATTATTTATAAATTAAATTTAATAGATACACCTGGACATGTTGATTTTTCATATGAAGTATCTCGTTCATTGTCTGCTTGTGAAGGAGCTATATTATTAATAGATGCTGGTCAAGGAATAGAAGCTCAAACTCTAGCAAATTATTATACTGCTATTGATATGAATTTAACTATTATACCTGTATTAAATAAAATTGATTTACCTTTAATTGAAACAGAAAAAATATTAGAAAATATAAAAAATATATTAAACATAAAAAAAAAAAATATTATAAAATGTTCTGCTAAAACTGGATATGGAGTAGATATTTTATTAGAAAATATTATAAAAAAAATACCTTCACCAAAAGGAAAAACAAATAATAATTTAGCAGCATTGGTTATTGATTCGTGGTTTGATCAATATAAAGGAGTTGTTTCATTAATATGTATTAAAAATGGTAATATTAATAAAGGTGATAAAATTAAATTTATGAGTAATTGTAGTATATATCATGTAGAAAGTTTAGGTATATTTACACCAAAAATAATAAATAAAAATAAACTAAAATGTGGTGATATTGGTTGGATAATATGTGGTATTAAAATCATTGGTGATGCTCCTGTAGGAGATACTATTACTAAATTTGATAAACCTATAAATAAATCATTACCAGGTTTTAAAAAAACAAAACCACAAGTATATGCAGGTTTATTTCCTGTAGATAATAAAAATTATATAAATTTTAAACAAGCATTAAAAAAATTAAGTTTAAATGATTCATCTTTTTTATATGAAAAAGAATACTCTTCTGTATTAGGTTTTGGTTTTAGATGTGGTTTTTTAGGTTTATTACATATGGATATTATAAAAGAAAGATTGGAAAGAGAATATAATTTAGATATTATTATGACTACTCCTAATGTTATATACAAAGTAAAAACAAAAAATAAAATAATTAAAATTGATAGTTCACATAAATTATTATCTATAAAAAATATAGATTCTATATTTGAACCTATAGTTGAATGTCATATATTTTCACCCTTAATTTATTTAGGTCCTATAATAAATTTATGTATAAAAAAAAGAGGAATACAAAATAATATTTTATATCATGGTGAAAAAATAGAAATAATTTATGAAATACCTATGATGGAAGTAATTTTAAATTTCTTTGATAAATTAAAATCTATTTCAAAAGGTTATGCATCTTTAGATTATAAATTTAAATATTTTAAAAAATCTGATTTAGTATGTTTAGAAATATTAATAAATTATAAAAAAATAGATGCTTTATCAGTTATAATTCATAAAAAATTTTCAAGAAATTATGGAAATATTTTAGTAAAAAAATTAAAAAATATTATTCATAGACAACAATTTGATATTATTATTCAAGCATCAATTAATAATAAAATAATTGCACGTAATAATATAAAAAAATTAAGAAAAAATGTTATTTCCAAATGTTATGGTGGAGACATAAGTCGTAAAAAAAAACTATTAGAAAAACAAAAAATAGGAAAAAAAAAAATGAAGTTAATAGGAAATGTATTTTTACCTAAAAAAATATTTTTAACATTACTAAATATAAAAAAATAAAAAATTTTATTTTTTTTATAATTATTATATTATCTAAAATTATATTAATTTATTAAATTAATATAAATTAATTTATTATAAACACAACGTTAAATTATTAAAAAAAATAGTTATAAATTTTTTTATATTATTTTACTTTAAAAAATGTAATATAAGAATAACATTTTTATTAAAAATATTTTATTTTTTTATTTATACTATAAGATCTTTGGAGATAAGATTGCAAAATATAATAGGTTATAGTTTTAATAATAGAAGTTTTTTAAAATTATCATTAATACATAAAAGTTACAGTAATATAAATAATGAAAAACTTGAATTTTTGGGAGATTCTATTTTAGGATTATCAATATCTAATGCATTATTTAGTTTATTCCCTTTTACTAACGAAGGAAACTTAAGCAGGATGAAATCAGTTTTAATACAAAAAAGTACTTTATCTAGTATTGCTAGAAACATTGGTTTACAAAAATTTTTATATTTAGGAAGAAATGAAGTTTTTTTTTTTGGTAGACGTGAATCTTTTTTATCTAATTCAATAGAAGCATTAATTGGTAGTATTTATTTAGATAGCGATATTGAATCAGTAGAAAGAATAATATTATTATGGTACAAAAATTATCTTTATAATATTAAACCTTCAGAAAAAAATAAAGACTCTAAAAGTCGTTTACAAGAATATCTTCAAAAACATTATTTAAAACCACCAAAATATATATCTTATTTTATTCCTGATAAATATGAATTTTATATTGAATGTAAATTCGGTAAGGGTAAAAGTATGATAACTACTGGAATAAGTTATAATAAGAAAAATGCTGAACAAATTTCTGCTTATGGGGCTTTAAAGATAATAAAAGCTTTAAAAAAATAATGTTAAAAAAAACTTATTTTGGTTTTATAGCTATTTTAGGAAAAACTAATTCAGGAAAATCAACGTTATTTAATAAAATATTATCAAAAAAAATATCTATTATTTCACATAAAATAAATACTACTCAGAAAAATATTTTAGGAGTAATTACTGATAATAATTATCAAACTGTTTATATTGATACACCAGGATTATATTTTTTTAATAAAAAAAAAAATAAATACAAAATAAATTATCAAAATGAAATATCATTATATAATATAAATATTATATTATTTGTATTAGACGGTATAAAATGGAATTTATTTGATGAAATTATTTTAAATAAAATTAAATTATTTAATATTCCTGTAATTTTTTTAATAAATAAAATAGATAAAATTAATAAAAAATCATTAATTTTTAATTATATAAAATATTTAAAAAAAAAGATAAATTTTTTATCTATTATTCCAATATCATCTAAAAATGGAACTAATATAAATTATTTATATAAAATTATATTAAAAAACTTATTAAAATCATCACATTATTTTCCATCATATTATTTTACAAGTGAATCACCAAGATCTATTATTAATGAAACTATTCGTGAAAATGTTATTAAAAATTTAAATAAAGAAATTCCTTATAATATTAAAATTGAAATAAATAATTTTGATTATAATAAAAATATAAATATGTATTTTATAGAATCTATTATAATTGTAAAAAACGTAAATCAAAAAAAAATTTTAATAGGTAAAAATGGTTCTAAAATTAAAAAAATAAGTATGAATTCAAGAAACATTATTGAAAAAATATTTAATAAAAAAATATTTTTAAAAATTTTAATTAAAATAAATTTAATAAATAAAAAATAATTTTTTTATAAATTATTTTTTTAATAAACTAAAAAAATGACTATTTTAGGATTAGGTATTGATATAGTATGGATGTTACGCATAAAAAATATATGTATTAAAAAAAGAAATAAATTAGCTAAAAAAATATTAAATAAAAATGAATTTTATAATTACATAAATAATTATAATAAATCATATCGTTTTTTATCTAAAGTTTTTTCTATAAAAGAAGCTGCTTCTAAATCATTAGGTATTGGTATGAGGAATGGATTAAATTTTCATAATTTTGAAGTATATAATAATAAAATTGGAAAACCAAAAATAAAATTTTTAAAATATGCATACTATTTAAAAAAAAAAAAAAAAATAAATAATATTCATACTACTTTAACATATGAAAATGATTATGTATGTTCTGTAGTAATATTAGAATCCTAAAACTATAAAATTAAGATATCTATGATATGATTAAAAAAAAACATAATTATTGGATGAAATATGCAATTTTATTAGCAAAAAGGGCTTTAAAAAAAAACGAAGTTCCTATAGGTGCAATATTAATACAAAACAATATTATAATTGGTAAGGGTTATAATTGTACAATATCATCTAAAGATCCTACATCTCATGCTGAAATTATTGCTATTAGAAAAGGTAGTAAATATTTAAATAATTATAGATTACAAAATTCTATTTTATATTGAACTTTAGAACCATGTATTATGTGTACTGGAGTAATATTAAATAGTAGAATTAATAAAGTTGTTTTTGGAGCTAAAAATAAAAATTATATGAATTTTACAAATTTACTAAACAAATTAAAAATAAAAAATTCTATTAATATAGTAGATGATATATTATCTAAAGAATGTTCTAAATTAATAAATGATTTTTTTTTATCAAAAAGATAAAATATTTATAATATAATAATTATAATACAATTTATAAGGTACTTATGATAAATTATAATAATATATTTAAATATGATAAAAAAATATGGAAAATATTAAAAAATGAAATTAAAAGACAAGAAGAAAATATAGAATTAATAGCTTCTGAAAATTATATTACAAAATATGTTATGGAAATACAAGGTTCACAGTTAACTAATAAATATGCAGAAGGCTATCCCAGGAAAAAGATATTATGCAGGATGTAAATATATAGATAAAATAGAAGAATTAGCAATATATCGTGCAAAAAAAATATTTAAAGCTGATTATGTTAATGTACAACCACATTCAGGATCTCAAGCAAATTTTGCTGTATATAATGCTTTATTAAATCCAGGTGATACCATTTTAAGTATTAAACTAGATCATGGTGGTCATTTAACTCATGGATCATTAGTAAATTTTTCAGGAAAATTATATAATTTTATTCATTATGAATTAAATAATAATAATAGTATTGATTATATAAATATTCTAAAATTATCTTTAAAATATAAACCTAAAATGATAATAAGTGGTTTTTCTTCATATTCAGGATTATGTAATTGGAAAAAAATGCGTATTATTGCTGATTATATTAATGCTTATTTATTTGTAGACATATCTCATATTGCAGGTTTAATAGTATCAGGATTGTACCCCAATCCTATAAATTATGCACATGTTATAACTTCTACTACTCATAAAACTTTATCAGGTCCAAGAGGTGGTATAATATTATCTAAAGGAAATAAATTATCATTTTATAAAAAATTGAATAAGTCTGTTTTTCCAGGAACTCAAGGTGGACCATTAATGCATATAATAGCTTCAAAAGCTATGTCTTTTAAAGAAGCTATGAGTTTAAAATTTATTGAATATCAAATACAAACTATAATAAATTCTAAATTAATGTCAAAAATATTTATATCTTTAGGATATAAAATAATATCTAATGTAACTGAAAATCATTTATTTTTATTAGATTTAAGAAAAAATAATATTACAGGTAATAAAATAGAAATAAAACTAGAATATGCAAACATTATTGTAAATAAAAATATTATCCCTAATGAAAAAAAAAAACATCATATAACTTCTGGAATTAGAATCGGAACACCTGCTATTACTAAAAGAGGGTTTAAAGAAAAAGAAATTAGTATATTAACATTATGGATTCATGATATAATACAAAATATTAATAATTTTGATAAAATTATTAATATTAAAAAAAAAGTAATTAATATTTGTAAAAAATTTCCAGTATATAATTATAATAAAAAAAAACAAAATTTAATAATTAAATAATTTTTATAAAATAATTTTATATTATAAAATTAAATTAGGAATTAAATAATGAAACTACCTATTTATTTAGATTATGCTTCAACTACACCAGTAGATAAAAGAGTTGTAAAAGAAATGATAAAATATTTAGACGTAAATAGTTCTTTTGGAAATCCTTCATCTAGATCACATTCATTTGGATGGGAAGCTGAAAAATCTATTGATAAATCACGTAATATAATAGCTAAATTAATTAATGCTCATTATAGAGAAATTATATTTACATCTGGAGCAACTGAATCAAATAATTTAGCTATTAAAGGTATAGCAAATTTTTATAAGTCAAAAGGTAATCATATTATAACTAGTAGTATCGAACATAAATCTGTATTAGATACATGTCGTCAACTTGAAACTGAAGGATTTAAGGTAACATATATTAAACCTGATATGTATGGATATATATGTTTAGAAAAAATTAAAAAAGAAATTTCTAATAAAACTATTTTAGTATCTATTATGCATGTTAATAATGAAATTGGTGTTATACAAGATATAAAAGAAATTGCAGAATTATGTAAAAAAAAAAATATAATATTTCATGTTGATGCAACTCAAAGTATAGGAAAAATAATAATTGATTTAAATATTATACCTATAGATTTATTATCATTTTCAGGACATAAAATATATGGACCTAAAGGTATAGGGGTTTTATACATAAGAAAAAATCCTAAAATACATATTAAAGCACAAATGCATGGTGGTGGGCAAGAATATGGTTTACGTTCAGGAACTTTACCAGTTCATCAAATAATGGGAATGGGAAAAGCTTGTGAAATATTAAGTAAAGAAATGTTATTAGAAAATATTAGAATTAGAAGTTTATTAGATAAATTATGGAGTGGTGTAAGAAATATAGAAGAATTATATTTAAATAGTGATACTACAACTGGTATTCCTAATATTTTAAATATTAGTGTTAATTTTGTAGAAGGAGAATCTTTAATTATGTCTTTAAAAGATATAGCTGTTTCTTCTGGATCAGCATGTGCTTCTCCTAGTTTAGAACCATCTTATGTTCTTAAAGAGATAGGTCGTGAGGAAGAATTAGCTCATAGTTCAATTAGATTTTCAATAGGAAGATTTACTACCGAAGAAGAAATTGATTATACAATTAATTTATTTAATAAATCGGTTGATAAGTTAAGAAGTATGTCTCCATTATGGGAAGATTTTAAAATTAGAAGCGAAAAATTTGATTGGTTTGTTTCTTAAAAAAAAAGGAATTTTTATGTCATATAGTAAAAAAGTAATTGATCATTACGAAAATCCTAGAAATGTTGGTTCATTAGATAATAATGATCCTAATGTTGGAAGTGGACTAGTTGGTTCTCCATCTTGTGGAGATGTTATGAAATTACAAATTAAAGTTAATAATAAAAATATTATTAAAGATGCTAAATTTAAAACTTATGGATGTGGATCAGCAATTGCTTCAAGTTCTTTTGTAACTGAATTAATAAAAGGAAAATCTTTAAAAGAAGCTGAAAATATAAAAAATATATATATTGTAAAAGAATTAGATTTACCTCCGGTTAAAATACATTGTTCTATATTAGCAGAAAGTGCAATTAAAGCCGCTATAAAAGATTATAAAAAAAAAAAAATAACAAAAATTTAAACATAAATTAATAAGGAAAAAATATGAATTATTTCAAATTTTTTAATTTAAAATCTTTATTTTTTATAAATAAAAAAACTTTATCTCATAATTTTAAAAAATTACAAAAAAAAAATCATCCTGATTTAAATATAAGTAGTTTAGAAAAAAAAAAAATAGCATTAAAAAAAACTACTTTTTTAAATAGAATTTACAATATTATTTACGATAAATTTACTAGAATAAATTATCTATTATTTTTAAATAAAGTTAATATAAATGAAACTATAATTTTAGATAAATATAAGGATTTGGAGAGAAAATTTGAAATTTTTAATTATTTAGATTATTTAAAAAAAAAAAAAAAAATAACAAAAGACGAAATTATGTCATTAAAAGCACTTTATAATTATATATTTTCACAAAAGTTATATTTTTCAAAAAAAATTAATATTAATATTAAAGAAAAAAGATGGTTTAATGTAATAATAATATTTAATAAATTAATTTTTTTAAAAAGAATTGAAGATAAAGCTAATGAAATTGATTTATTAAAAAAAAAAATAATTTAAACAATTTATTTATTTTTTTTTATAAATGAGTTTTTTTTTATCTAAAAATAAAAATATAACATTAGGT
It encodes the following:
- the grpE gene encoding nucleotide exchange factor GrpE, whose translation is MNNNIEEKNKKKIENEKDNKKKDKKKKKIENENECLKNKNNNQETENTELFLKKKIKKLKKKIILLTSTSNDINLRAKAEVENMRRRNQKEIEKIHKFALEDFMYELLPTIDNLEKSVEIAKNNKINDAIIEGIKLTLKSFLDTISKFGVDIIGNVNDNFDPKLHQAISIQESNEIKNDKIIKVMQKGYSINKRLLRPAMVIVSKFIDKK
- the ung gene encoding uracil-DNA glycosylase produces the protein MFKKEKKKKYFNKIINFIYKERYNGKIIYPLQKNIFNAFKFTNFNKIKIVILGQDPYIKYNQADGLAFSLSNNINITPSLKNIYIEIKSNFKEFNIPKNGCLINWAKQGVLLLNTILTVEKNKKFSHKNIGWEIFTDKVIKLINIYKKNVVFFLWGEHAKKKINLINSKKHLILISSHPSPLSANYGFFGCKHFVKSNIFLVNNNIKPIKW
- the lepA gene encoding translation elongation factor 4 produces the protein MKNTRNFSIIAHIDHGKSTLSDRFIQICNGLTNRNTPITQMLDSMDLERERGITIKARNVTLNYLSKSKIIYKLNLIDTPGHVDFSYEVSRSLSACEGAILLIDAGQGIEAQTLANYYTAIDMNLTIIPVLNKIDLPLIETEKILENIKNILNIKKKNIIKCSAKTGYGVDILLENIIKKIPSPKGKTNNNLAALVIDSWFDQYKGVVSLICIKNGNINKGDKIKFMSNCSIYHVESLGIFTPKIINKNKLKCGDIGWIICGIKIIGDAPVGDTITKFDKPINKSLPGFKKTKPQVYAGLFPVDNKNYINFKQALKKLSLNDSSFLYEKEYSSVLGFGFRCGFLGLLHMDIIKERLEREYNLDIIMTTPNVIYKVKTKNKIIKIDSSHKLLSIKNIDSIFEPIVECHIFSPLIYLGPIINLCIKKRGIQNNILYHGEKIEIIYEIPMMEVILNFFDKLKSISKGYASLDYKFKYFKKSDLVCLEILINYKKIDALSVIIHKKFSRNYGNILVKKLKNIIHRQQFDIIIQASINNKIIARNNIKKLRKNVISKCYGGDISRKKKLLEKQKIGKKKMKLIGNVFLPKKIFLTLLNIKK
- the rnc gene encoding ribonuclease III, with amino-acid sequence MQNIIGYSFNNRSFLKLSLIHKSYSNINNEKLEFLGDSILGLSISNALFSLFPFTNEGNLSRMKSVLIQKSTLSSIARNIGLQKFLYLGRNEVFFFGRRESFLSNSIEALIGSIYLDSDIESVERIILLWYKNYLYNIKPSEKNKDSKSRLQEYLQKHYLKPPKYISYFIPDKYEFYIECKFGKGKSMITTGISYNKKNAEQISAYGALKIIKALKK
- the era gene encoding GTPase Era, translating into MLKKTYFGFIAILGKTNSGKSTLFNKILSKKISIISHKINTTQKNILGVITDNNYQTVYIDTPGLYFFNKKKNKYKINYQNEISLYNINIILFVLDGIKWNLFDEIILNKIKLFNIPVIFLINKIDKINKKSLIFNYIKYLKKKINFLSIIPISSKNGTNINYLYKIILKNLLKSSHYFPSYYFTSESPRSIINETIRENVIKNLNKEIPYNIKIEINNFDYNKNINMYFIESIIIVKNVNQKKILIGKNGSKIKKISMNSRNIIEKIFNKKIFLKILIKINLINKK
- the acpS gene encoding holo-ACP synthase, which translates into the protein MTILGLGIDIVWMLRIKNICIKKRNKLAKKILNKNEFYNYINNYNKSYRFLSKVFSIKEAASKSLGIGMRNGLNFHNFEVYNNKIGKPKIKFLKYAYYLKKKKKINNIHTTLTYENDYVCSVVILES
- a CDS encoding IscS subfamily cysteine desulfurase, with amino-acid sequence MKLPIYLDYASTTPVDKRVVKEMIKYLDVNSSFGNPSSRSHSFGWEAEKSIDKSRNIIAKLINAHYREIIFTSGATESNNLAIKGIANFYKSKGNHIITSSIEHKSVLDTCRQLETEGFKVTYIKPDMYGYICLEKIKKEISNKTILVSIMHVNNEIGVIQDIKEIAELCKKKNIIFHVDATQSIGKIIIDLNIIPIDLLSFSGHKIYGPKGIGVLYIRKNPKIHIKAQMHGGGQEYGLRSGTLPVHQIMGMGKACEILSKEMLLENIRIRSLLDKLWSGVRNIEELYLNSDTTTGIPNILNISVNFVEGESLIMSLKDIAVSSGSACASPSLEPSYVLKEIGREEELAHSSIRFSIGRFTTEEEIDYTINLFNKSVDKLRSMSPLWEDFKIRSEKFDWFVS
- the iscU gene encoding Fe-S cluster assembly scaffold IscU, encoding MSYSKKVIDHYENPRNVGSLDNNDPNVGSGLVGSPSCGDVMKLQIKVNNKNIIKDAKFKTYGCGSAIASSSFVTELIKGKSLKEAENIKNIYIVKELDLPPVKIHCSILAESAIKAAIKDYKKKKITKI
- a CDS encoding co-chaperone HscB, whose protein sequence is MNYFKFFNLKSLFFINKKTLSHNFKKLQKKNHPDLNISSLEKKKIALKKTTFLNRIYNIIYDKFTRINYLLFLNKVNINETIILDKYKDLERKFEIFNYLDYLKKKKKITKDEIMSLKALYNYIFSQKLYFSKKININIKEKRWFNVIIIFNKLIFLKRIEDKANEIDLLKKKII